One stretch of Sinomonas terrae DNA includes these proteins:
- the nrfD gene encoding NrfD/PsrC family molybdoenzyme membrane anchor subunit, whose product MSPRRERREDFTSYYGRPILKEPTWEALDIAGYIFAGGLAGASSILAAGAQHSGRPGLERTAKLTALTAISASVVALVHDLGRPERFVNMLRVAKPTSPMSVGSWILSAYGPLAGASAAANVLGIFPRAGKAAGIGAGITGSAVATYTAVLIADTAVPTWHDAHSRLPFVFASSAAASAGGVAAALAPRAESGPARRMAVVGAAVETALSVAMERSGHLSAETFHQGRAGKLLQLSKACTVGGAVGLALGGRSSRLVSALGGIAVAAGSALLRFGVFEAGRASTRDPKYVVVPQRERLDAGRPASWQPGTGAGKRVAVEAGGGEATGTTTAPSTAGEARTV is encoded by the coding sequence GTGAGCCCGCGCCGCGAACGTCGGGAGGACTTCACCTCGTACTACGGCAGGCCCATCCTGAAGGAGCCGACGTGGGAGGCGCTCGACATCGCCGGGTACATCTTCGCCGGCGGTCTCGCGGGCGCCTCATCGATCCTCGCGGCAGGCGCTCAGCACAGCGGGCGTCCCGGGCTGGAGCGCACCGCAAAGCTGACGGCCTTGACCGCTATCTCGGCCTCCGTCGTCGCCCTTGTTCACGACCTGGGGCGCCCGGAGAGGTTCGTGAACATGCTCCGCGTCGCGAAGCCCACGTCGCCCATGAGCGTGGGGTCGTGGATCCTGTCTGCCTACGGGCCTCTCGCGGGGGCGAGTGCAGCGGCCAACGTCCTCGGCATCTTCCCCCGCGCGGGGAAGGCCGCAGGAATCGGCGCGGGGATCACCGGTTCGGCGGTGGCAACGTACACCGCCGTCCTGATCGCGGACACGGCGGTCCCGACATGGCATGACGCCCACAGCCGGCTCCCGTTTGTGTTCGCGAGCTCGGCCGCCGCGTCGGCGGGCGGCGTGGCGGCGGCGCTGGCTCCGCGCGCCGAGAGCGGACCAGCGCGACGCATGGCCGTAGTCGGGGCTGCCGTCGAGACGGCCTTGAGCGTCGCCATGGAGCGAAGCGGGCATCTCTCGGCGGAGACCTTCCATCAAGGACGGGCGGGGAAGCTCCTGCAGCTCTCGAAGGCATGCACCGTCGGGGGAGCGGTTGGGCTCGCCCTGGGAGGGCGTTCCTCCCGTTTGGTGAGTGCCCTCGGCGGCATCGCGGTCGCAGCCGGCTCCGCGCTCCTCCGCTTCGGAGTCTTCGAGGCCGGGCGCGCATCGACGAGGGACCCCAAATACGTCGTGGTGCCGCAACGCGAGCGGCTCGACGCCGGTCGGCCCGCTAGCTGGCAGCCCGGGACGGGAGCTGGCAAGCGCGTGGCAGTCGAGGCGGGAGGGGGCGAAGCGACGGGAACGACGACGGCGCCAAGCACGGCAGGCGAGGCCCGGACGGTCTGA
- a CDS encoding 4Fe-4S dicluster domain-containing protein: protein MSVTQLGMPSLGVPRKGFFTDTSLCIGCKACEVACKEWNSVPADTSLELTGESFDNTSALGANTWRHVAFIEKQVPAEDPSAHDGVKWLMSSDVCKHCTHAACLDVCPTGALFRTEHGTVVVQQDICNGCGYCVSACPYGVIDQRKGDGRVFKCTMCYDRLEAGEEPACAKACPTKSIQYGELDELRERADARLAELHERGEEGAQLYGRDPDNGVGGDGAFFLLLDEPETYGLPPDPVVTTRDLPAMWKRAAGAAAGLLAGAALAFWGAKK, encoded by the coding sequence ATGAGCGTCACCCAACTCGGCATGCCCAGCTTGGGCGTCCCCCGCAAGGGATTCTTCACTGACACGAGCCTGTGCATCGGCTGCAAGGCCTGTGAGGTCGCGTGCAAGGAGTGGAACTCAGTCCCGGCTGACACGAGCCTCGAACTGACGGGCGAATCGTTCGACAACACCTCGGCGCTCGGGGCCAACACCTGGCGCCACGTGGCCTTCATCGAGAAGCAGGTCCCGGCTGAAGACCCTTCGGCCCACGACGGCGTCAAGTGGCTCATGTCCTCAGATGTGTGCAAGCACTGCACCCATGCGGCGTGCCTCGACGTCTGCCCCACGGGAGCCTTGTTCCGCACCGAGCATGGAACCGTCGTCGTCCAGCAGGACATCTGCAACGGCTGCGGCTACTGCGTGTCAGCTTGCCCCTACGGTGTCATCGACCAGCGCAAGGGGGACGGCCGGGTCTTCAAGTGCACGATGTGCTACGACCGGCTCGAGGCCGGCGAGGAGCCGGCGTGTGCCAAGGCATGCCCCACGAAGTCGATCCAGTACGGCGAGCTTGACGAGCTCCGCGAACGCGCCGACGCTCGCCTCGCCGAGCTGCACGAGCGCGGCGAGGAGGGTGCGCAGCTCTACGGGAGGGATCCGGACAACGGCGTAGGCGGGGACGGCGCCTTCTTCCTCCTGCTGGACGAACCCGAGACGTACGGCCTTCCGCCGGACCCGGTCGTGACGACGCGCGACCTTCCCGCGATGTGGAAGCGCGCGGCCGGAGCCGCGGCCGGCCTGCTCGCCGGGGCAGCGCTCGCCTTCTGGGGAGCCAAGAAGTGA
- the fdh gene encoding formate dehydrogenase, which produces MASPLQWPVLRQFLEHDPTGRHHAAKSRATEEHRARIETADRVVHSVCPFCAVGCAQRVYVKDEKVIQIEGNPDSPISRGRLCPKGSASLQLTTGDSREKYVLYRRPHGTDWERLDLETAMDMVARRIVDTRRDTWEWDIDGVRTRRTLGIASLGGATLDNEENYLIKKLFTSLGIVQVENQARVCHSSTVSGLGTSFGRGGSTTYLQDLQRADCILIQGSNFAEAHPVGFQWVMEAKERGAKIIHVDPRFSRTSALADTFVPIRAGTDIAFLGGLINWVIGHDAYFREYVLNYTNAATILREDFQDTEDLDGLFSGFDPKKQSYDSETWQYRGGYAAASSGERDSHLQESGSTLGGASHPQSHGSGGPGVHGTWERDETLQDPHCVFQVLKRHYARYTPEMVERVCGVPQALFAEVAEALTQNSGRERTTAFAYAVGWTQHTTGTQYIRTASVLQLLLGNIGRPGGGIMALRGHASIQGSSDIPTLYDLLPGYLPSPHAEHHLDLDTYIEADSAKGGFWANMRAYTISLLKAWWGDAATAENDFCFDYLPRITGSHSTYDTVNAQLEGTCKGYFLMGENPAVGSANAHLQRAGMAKLDWLVVRDFSLIESATWWKDGPEIATGELRTEDIPTEVFFFPAAAHTEKAGSFTNTNRLLQWRDQAVEPEADRRSDLWFVWHLGNRVRKILAESQDLADRPVLDLTWDYPTIGTQDEPDAEAVFAEINGKAADGSPLSAYTELKDDGSTSCGCWIYCGCQADGVNQAARRKPHTEQTVSSREWGWAWPANRRALYNRASADPEGRPWSERKKLVWWDEEEGKWTGDDVPDFEPTKPPSYRPDEDARGAAALAGTDPFIMQADGKGWLYAPAGLVDGPMPTHYEPQESPFENALYGQDRNPARKLLPREGNRYHPSGKQRGADTYPYVLTTYRLTEHFTAGAMTRWLPYLAELQPESFCEVSPQLAAERGLTHRGWATLVSARGAIEARVIVTDRMKPLSVHGRIVHQIGMPYHWGPNGLSRGDAMNELSSISMDPNVHIQEVKALTVDIRPGRRPRGADLVSFVEEYRRRAGIDEHTGMEGITA; this is translated from the coding sequence ATGGCAAGTCCGCTGCAGTGGCCGGTTCTGCGGCAGTTTCTAGAGCACGATCCGACAGGCCGACACCACGCGGCGAAATCGCGCGCTACGGAGGAACACAGAGCGCGCATCGAGACGGCAGACCGAGTAGTGCACTCGGTCTGCCCCTTTTGTGCGGTGGGCTGCGCGCAGAGGGTCTACGTCAAGGACGAGAAGGTCATCCAGATCGAAGGCAATCCGGACTCGCCCATCAGCCGAGGAAGGCTCTGCCCCAAAGGGTCCGCGTCCCTTCAGCTCACAACAGGGGACTCGCGCGAGAAGTATGTCCTGTACCGGCGCCCGCATGGCACGGATTGGGAACGCCTTGACCTCGAGACCGCGATGGACATGGTGGCCCGTCGCATCGTCGACACCCGCCGCGATACCTGGGAATGGGACATCGACGGGGTCCGCACTCGCCGCACGCTGGGCATCGCGAGCCTCGGCGGCGCGACGCTGGACAACGAAGAGAACTACCTCATCAAGAAGCTCTTCACGTCCTTGGGGATCGTGCAGGTCGAGAACCAGGCCCGCGTGTGCCACAGTTCGACCGTCTCGGGCCTCGGCACGAGCTTCGGCCGCGGCGGCTCCACGACCTACCTCCAAGACCTCCAGCGGGCCGACTGCATCCTCATCCAAGGATCGAACTTCGCCGAGGCCCACCCCGTCGGCTTCCAGTGGGTCATGGAAGCGAAGGAACGCGGCGCGAAGATCATCCACGTCGACCCGCGATTCTCGCGAACGAGTGCGCTTGCCGACACCTTCGTCCCCATTCGGGCAGGAACCGACATTGCGTTCCTCGGCGGCTTGATCAACTGGGTCATCGGTCACGACGCATACTTCCGCGAGTACGTGCTCAACTACACGAACGCGGCGACGATCCTGCGCGAAGACTTCCAGGACACCGAGGACCTCGACGGCCTCTTCTCCGGATTCGACCCGAAGAAGCAGTCGTACGATTCGGAGACGTGGCAGTACAGAGGGGGCTACGCGGCAGCCTCGTCGGGGGAGCGGGATTCGCATCTCCAGGAATCCGGCAGCACCCTTGGCGGCGCATCACATCCGCAGTCCCACGGTTCGGGCGGTCCCGGCGTCCACGGCACGTGGGAGCGGGACGAGACACTGCAGGACCCGCACTGCGTGTTCCAAGTGCTGAAGCGACACTATGCGCGCTACACCCCGGAGATGGTCGAGCGAGTCTGCGGGGTCCCGCAGGCCTTGTTCGCCGAGGTCGCCGAAGCCCTCACCCAGAACTCCGGGCGCGAACGCACAACCGCCTTCGCCTACGCCGTCGGCTGGACCCAGCACACGACCGGCACGCAGTACATCCGGACGGCGTCGGTACTCCAGCTTCTTCTGGGGAACATCGGGCGCCCGGGCGGCGGCATCATGGCCCTCCGAGGCCACGCGAGCATCCAGGGCTCGAGCGACATTCCGACCCTCTACGATCTGCTGCCGGGCTATCTGCCGAGCCCCCACGCCGAGCACCACCTCGACCTCGACACGTACATCGAGGCCGACTCGGCGAAGGGCGGCTTCTGGGCCAACATGCGGGCCTACACCATCAGCCTCCTCAAGGCCTGGTGGGGCGATGCGGCCACGGCGGAGAACGACTTCTGCTTCGACTACCTTCCACGCATCACAGGAAGCCACAGCACGTACGACACGGTGAACGCCCAGCTCGAGGGCACGTGCAAGGGCTACTTCCTCATGGGGGAGAATCCCGCGGTCGGCTCGGCCAACGCCCACCTCCAACGGGCAGGCATGGCGAAGCTCGACTGGCTCGTGGTCCGCGACTTCTCGCTCATCGAGAGCGCGACGTGGTGGAAGGACGGCCCGGAGATCGCGACGGGCGAGCTGCGGACCGAGGACATCCCGACCGAGGTGTTCTTCTTCCCCGCCGCGGCGCATACCGAGAAGGCCGGCAGCTTCACCAACACCAACCGGCTGCTTCAGTGGCGAGACCAGGCCGTCGAGCCAGAAGCCGACCGTCGGAGCGATCTCTGGTTCGTCTGGCACCTCGGCAACAGGGTCCGGAAGATCCTCGCCGAGTCGCAAGACCTCGCAGACCGTCCCGTCCTCGACCTCACATGGGACTACCCGACGATCGGCACCCAGGACGAGCCCGACGCCGAGGCTGTGTTCGCCGAGATCAACGGGAAGGCCGCCGACGGCTCCCCGCTTTCCGCCTACACCGAACTCAAGGACGACGGGTCGACGTCGTGCGGCTGCTGGATCTACTGCGGGTGCCAAGCCGACGGCGTCAACCAGGCGGCGCGCCGCAAGCCCCACACTGAGCAGACCGTCTCCAGTCGCGAGTGGGGCTGGGCCTGGCCCGCGAATCGACGCGCCCTCTACAACCGCGCGTCGGCGGATCCGGAGGGGCGGCCGTGGAGCGAGCGCAAGAAGCTCGTCTGGTGGGATGAGGAAGAGGGCAAATGGACGGGCGACGACGTCCCGGACTTCGAGCCCACGAAGCCGCCGTCGTATCGGCCCGACGAGGACGCGCGAGGCGCGGCGGCACTCGCGGGCACCGACCCCTTCATCATGCAGGCAGATGGCAAGGGCTGGCTCTACGCTCCCGCCGGGCTCGTGGATGGACCGATGCCGACGCACTACGAACCGCAGGAGTCGCCGTTCGAGAATGCCCTCTACGGGCAGGACCGCAACCCGGCGCGCAAGCTCCTGCCGCGCGAGGGAAATCGATACCACCCCAGCGGGAAACAACGCGGCGCCGATACCTACCCGTACGTCCTCACGACGTACCGTCTCACCGAGCACTTCACGGCTGGAGCGATGACGCGTTGGCTCCCGTACTTGGCGGAGCTCCAGCCCGAGTCCTTCTGCGAGGTCTCGCCTCAGCTGGCCGCCGAACGCGGACTCACCCATCGCGGGTGGGCCACGCTGGTTTCCGCGCGCGGGGCCATCGAGGCACGCGTCATCGTGACGGACCGGATGAAGCCGCTCAGCGTGCACGGCCGAATCGTCCATCAGATCGGCATGCCCTACCACTGGGGTCCCAACGGCCTCAGCCGCGGAGACGCGATGAACGAGCTGTCGTCGATCTCCATGGACCCGAACGTCCACATCCAGGAGGTCAAGGCGCTGACAGTAGACATCCGCCCGGGCCGACGGCCGAGGGGCGCAGACCTCGTTTCCTTCGTCGAGGAGTACCGCCGGCGTGCCGGCATCGACGAGCACACCGGCATGGAGGGAATCACGGCATGA
- a CDS encoding RecQ family ATP-dependent DNA helicase gives MTTTGPHQQAKPEAAPSDSEASPPTDGSASETGSATPSAQALGRIATEQFGIDAWREGQFEALVAAVEGRDVLAVMPTGHGKSLIYQIPGAALPGVTVVVSPLIALQRDQAEAINERLGDGRAVALNSAVGARAVREAWAALDDGGSHFVFLAPEQLAREETIERLAALDIRLFVVDEAHCISSWGHDFRPDYLFLGDVAQRLGAPPVIALTATASPHTRSEIVERLRLRDPLELVQSFDRPNVELRVIRHAGDLDKRQAVLDEVTELRGPGLLYVATRRVAEEYADELSQRGLRAEAYHAGRRAADRTAVHERFLDNQLDVVVATTAFGMGIDKPDVRFVVHADIPDSLDSYYQEIGRAGRDGGSAIGILHYRSEDLGLQRFFAGRSFKQEDVEAVFRAVRDRGPLRAAALRRETELGPRALSRALNLLEHSGGVLGASRGYRAAPVMSSERAVELAQAEDESRQRIDESRVEMARGYAETGACRRHWLLNYFGEEADAWCGNCDNCLQEGSAEKAEEREAATPDEWSLQTPVRHREWGPGLVMSVEPDRITVLFESVGYKELALAVIDENEDLLVREDRPE, from the coding sequence ATGACAACTACTGGACCGCATCAGCAGGCCAAGCCCGAAGCAGCGCCGTCGGACTCGGAGGCCTCGCCCCCGACCGACGGCTCCGCATCGGAGACTGGCTCGGCCACGCCGTCAGCGCAGGCACTCGGACGCATCGCCACCGAGCAGTTCGGGATCGACGCATGGCGGGAAGGCCAGTTCGAGGCGTTGGTGGCGGCCGTCGAAGGACGCGACGTTCTCGCGGTCATGCCCACTGGGCATGGAAAGTCCCTGATCTACCAGATCCCCGGAGCAGCGCTCCCCGGAGTGACCGTCGTCGTGAGCCCCCTCATCGCCCTTCAGCGCGATCAGGCCGAGGCGATCAACGAGCGCCTTGGCGACGGCCGCGCCGTCGCCCTCAATTCAGCAGTCGGGGCGCGTGCGGTGCGGGAGGCGTGGGCAGCGCTCGACGACGGCGGCTCGCACTTCGTGTTCTTGGCACCCGAACAGCTGGCCCGCGAGGAGACCATCGAGCGCCTTGCGGCGCTCGACATCAGACTCTTCGTCGTAGACGAGGCTCACTGCATTTCCTCGTGGGGCCACGATTTCCGCCCCGACTACCTCTTCCTCGGGGACGTCGCCCAGCGTCTCGGCGCCCCGCCCGTCATCGCGCTCACCGCGACCGCCTCGCCGCACACCCGCTCAGAGATCGTCGAGCGCCTCCGGCTCCGTGACCCGCTCGAGCTCGTGCAGAGCTTCGATCGCCCCAATGTCGAGCTCCGGGTCATCCGCCACGCGGGCGACCTCGACAAGCGGCAGGCTGTCCTCGATGAAGTCACTGAGCTACGGGGCCCAGGGCTCCTGTACGTCGCGACGCGCCGGGTCGCGGAGGAGTACGCCGACGAGCTTTCGCAGCGAGGCCTCCGCGCGGAGGCCTACCACGCGGGCCGGCGTGCGGCAGACCGCACCGCAGTGCACGAACGCTTCCTCGACAACCAACTCGATGTCGTCGTCGCGACCACGGCCTTCGGGATGGGCATCGACAAGCCCGATGTCCGTTTCGTTGTCCACGCCGACATCCCCGATTCGCTCGACAGCTATTACCAGGAGATCGGCCGCGCAGGGCGGGACGGGGGGTCAGCGATCGGCATCCTCCACTACCGGTCCGAGGACCTCGGGCTCCAGCGCTTCTTCGCAGGGCGTTCCTTCAAACAGGAGGACGTGGAAGCGGTGTTCCGCGCAGTCCGCGACCGCGGGCCCCTTCGCGCTGCCGCCCTCAGACGTGAAACCGAGCTCGGTCCTCGTGCACTGTCCCGGGCGCTCAACCTGCTAGAGCACAGCGGCGGAGTCCTCGGGGCGAGTCGGGGCTATCGGGCTGCCCCCGTTATGTCCTCGGAGAGGGCGGTGGAACTCGCCCAGGCCGAGGATGAGTCGCGCCAGCGAATCGACGAGTCCCGCGTGGAAATGGCCCGGGGCTATGCCGAGACAGGTGCGTGCCGCCGGCACTGGCTCCTGAACTACTTCGGCGAGGAAGCGGACGCGTGGTGCGGCAACTGCGACAACTGCCTCCAAGAAGGGAGCGCGGAGAAAGCCGAGGAGCGCGAGGCGGCGACGCCGGACGAATGGTCTCTCCAGACGCCGGTCCGCCACCGGGAGTGGGGACCCGGGCTCGTGATGTCCGTGGAACCGGATCGCATCACAGTTCTCTTCGAATCGGTCGGCTACAAGGAGCTCGCGCTCGCGGTCATCGATGAGAACGAGGACCTCCTCGTCCGGGAGGACCGGCCTGAGTGA
- a CDS encoding CBS domain-containing protein, whose amino-acid sequence MTTAREIMTAGAECVGENDTLQVAAQKMRDLDVGVLPICGEDNRLKGVITDRDIVVKCLAEGGDPRNTKAGSLAEGKPVTIGADDSVEEAIQTMQAHKVRRLPVIDGHDLIGMVAQADIARSLPEDQVGELVKLISF is encoded by the coding sequence ATGACTACCGCGCGCGAAATCATGACTGCAGGAGCCGAGTGCGTCGGCGAGAACGATACCCTCCAGGTCGCTGCCCAGAAGATGCGGGACCTCGACGTCGGCGTGCTCCCGATCTGCGGCGAGGACAATCGTCTCAAAGGCGTCATCACCGACCGCGACATCGTGGTTAAATGCCTCGCCGAAGGAGGGGACCCGCGCAACACCAAGGCGGGCAGCCTCGCCGAGGGCAAGCCCGTGACGATCGGTGCCGACGATAGTGTCGAGGAAGCGATCCAGACGATGCAGGCGCACAAGGTCCGCCGCCTGCCCGTGATCGACGGTCACGACCTCATCGGCATGGTCGCGCAAGCCGACATCGCCAGGAGCCTGCCTGAGGACCAGGTCGGCGAGCTCGTCAAGCTCATCTCCTTCTGA
- a CDS encoding biotin transporter BioY has translation MSQKTEPTAPGTSRYRRTWDAQSLALVAVFAALIAASALAPAIPVGSFGVPITIQTLAVALTALVLGASRAAAAVGLYLLLGFAGLPIFSGGRAGLQILAGGSAGYIVAFLVGAIILGALAELIVRRASARRRALWFFLAATVVSIIVVHALGVLGMMVNLKLSWQAAFVADLVYYPGDILKNLIAALAATAVHRAFPDVLVRRVRRA, from the coding sequence ATGAGCCAGAAGACCGAGCCCACGGCTCCGGGAACGTCTCGGTACCGCCGGACATGGGACGCGCAGTCCCTCGCGCTCGTCGCCGTTTTCGCCGCTCTCATCGCGGCGTCGGCTCTGGCTCCGGCGATCCCCGTGGGGAGCTTCGGCGTCCCAATCACGATCCAGACGCTCGCTGTGGCGCTCACCGCGCTCGTCCTCGGCGCATCGAGGGCCGCGGCCGCCGTCGGACTCTACCTGCTGCTGGGTTTCGCCGGGCTGCCGATCTTCTCCGGAGGCCGCGCGGGCCTGCAGATCCTCGCTGGCGGATCGGCCGGGTACATCGTCGCGTTCCTCGTCGGGGCCATCATCCTCGGGGCGCTCGCAGAGCTCATTGTGCGCCGCGCCTCTGCACGACGACGCGCCCTCTGGTTCTTCCTGGCCGCGACGGTCGTCTCCATCATCGTCGTCCACGCGCTCGGCGTCCTCGGCATGATGGTCAACCTCAAGCTCTCGTGGCAGGCGGCCTTCGTCGCGGATCTCGTCTACTACCCGGGTGACATCCTCAAGAACCTGATCGCTGCCCTCGCAGCGACTGCCGTCCACCGCGCTTTCCCCGACGTGCTGGTCCGGCGGGTCCGGCGCGCGTGA